The Candidatus Eisenbacteria bacterium genome contains the following window.
AGGCGAATTCGAGTTCGGCGCCGCTCGGTGCACATCCGGCCCCCCCCGATCTCGCGTAGAGTGCGCGCCGGTCGATCGCACTCGAATCCGTGTCCCGAGTCACGAGGTCCTATGCCGCTCGCCAATCCAGCTCGCGCATCGTCGGCGATTGCGGCGCTCCTGCTCGCCGCGATGGTCGGTCCCTGGCTCGCGGTCTCGACGGCGCATGCGCACGAGTTCTGGCTGGCGCCGAGTCGCTATCGCGCCGCGATCGGCGAAACGCTCGCGGTCCAGGCGTGGGTCGGCACCGGCTTTCGTGGCGAGCGCAAGCCCTACGCAGCTCCGCGCGCGCATCGGCTCGTGATGCGGAACGAGCGCGAGCGCGATCTCAAGCAGGTCGCCGCCCACGGCGACCTCGCGTTCGTGCGCTGGGTGGTCGGAGACCCGGGCGGCGCCTCGATCGGCTACGAGTCAGACTTCGCCTCGGTGGTGCTGGAGCCACGTCCGTTCGACGCCTACCTCGAGACTGAAGGGCTCGAGGCGGCCCGCCGTACACGGGCGCGCCTCGGCGCGCGTGCCGGCGCAGGCCGCGAGCGCTACGCTCGCTGTCCCAAGACCTGGGTCGCCGGAACCGACCCCGCGCGTGCGACTCGGCCGCTCGGGCTGACCTTCGAGATCATTCCCGAGACGGATCCGACGCCCGACGGGCCGCTCGCGGTTCGACTTCTGTTTCGCGGCCGCCCGGTCGCCGACGTCCTGGTGCGCGCGTGGCGCACCGAACTGGCCGCGGCCGCGTCGCCGCGTGATGCAGCAACGCGCGACTCGGTCGGGCCGGTGGTCGCGGTGCGAACCGACCGCTCAGGTCGCGCCCGGCTGCCGATCAAGGGCTCGGGCGAGTGGCTGATCTCGGGCGTGCACATGACGCCGTGTTCCGACCGCGGTCTCGCCGACTGGGAGAGCTGGTGGGCGTCACTCACGTTCGCGCGCACCGCCCCATGAAGTCAGCGGCGACTCTCGCGGCGCTCACCCTGATCGTCTTCAGCGCCAGCACCGCGGCGGCGCACGAGGCCCCGTACAGCTACCTCGATCTCGAGCGATCGAGCGCGGGCGTCTCGGGTCGCTACACGGCGCACGTCTTCGATCTCGCGCACGAGCTGGGAATCAGTCCGCCCGACTCGCTGCTCGAGCCGGGCGTCGCGCAGCGGCTGCGCGATTCGCTGGTGGTGCGCCTCGCGCCTCGATTCTCGCTCGAGACGAACGGGGCGACTCACGAGTTCACGTTCGGCGCGGTACGCGTCGACGCCGATCGCAGCGGGCTCGCGTTCGAAGTCGGTGCGCCGATCGCTTCGACCGCAGGGGCCGCGACACTGCGAGCACTTCCGTTTCCGTACGACCCCGAACACGAACTGTTCGTCACGGTCCGCGCGGGCGAGGCGGTGGTGTTGCAGGACATCCTCACCGCCCGGCGCTCGCACGCCGAGCTGTACGCGACCGGCGCTCGCGGCATCCTGGCGGTCCTGCGAACCTTCGTGCCGGCCGGCATCCACCACATCTTCATCGGCCCCGATCACATTCTGTTCGTGATCGCATTGCTGCTCCCGGGCGGCGGACTGAGGCGGTTGTTCGGCATCGTGACCGCCTTCACGCTCGCCCACAGCGTGACGCTGGCCCTCGCCACCTTCGGCATCGTGAATCCGCCCGGCGCGATCGTCGAGCCGGCGATCGCGCTCAGCATCGTGGCAGTCGGCCTCTCGAATCTGTGGCGCGGCTGGCGGCGTGACCCTCGACTCGAGGATTCATCGGCTAACGCAGGGCGCGACCCGCGCCACCTGACCGCGTTCGCGTTCGGCCTCATTCACGGCTTCGGCTTCGCGAGCGTGCTGCGCGACTTCGGTCTTCCGGCGCAGGCGCTCGGCACGTCGCTGCTGGGTTTCAATCTCGGGGTCGAAGTCGGTCAGGCGTGCATCGTCTCGGTCGCCGCCCCGCTGCTCATGCTGGCGCGTCGCGCAAATCCGCGCGCGGCGCGCGTCATTCTGATCGTCGGCTCGATCGGTGTGACGCTGGCGGGAATCGGATGGCTGATCGAGCGGCTCGGCGCGCTGCGCTGACGCGCGCCCGATCAGGGCAGTTCAGCCTCACCCGCGGCTTCACGCTTCAGCTTGCGTCCGATCAGATCGACCGCGACATAGAGCCCGAACAGCACCGCGGCCGCCGCGACGAACCACAACAGCTTGTCCTTGAGCACGTGCACGAGCGCGTCGGGATCCTCGAGCAGCCGCGGCTGATCTCCGAGCACCTGTGCGCCGAACCACGCCAGCACGGTGCTCCAAACCGCCGAGCCGAGCAGCGTCATGATCGAGAAGGTCGCGAACGGCAACCGGGCCGCTCCGGCCGGCAGCGACACCAGGTGACGAACCACCGGCAGCAGTCGCGCGAAGAACACGCCGGCCGCCGAATAGCGACGAATCCACTGCTCGGCCATCAGCCACTTCGATTCGGGCACGAACACGTAGCGACCGTAGCGCAGGATCAACGGCCGCCCGAGCCGGCGCGCGACCCAGTAGGAGACTGCGGAACCCGCCCACGATCCGAGCGTCGAGGCGAGCACGATGCCCCAGAAGCTGAAGTGCCCCTGCCGCGCCCAGTAGGCTGCCGGTGGCACCACGATCTCGCTCGGCAACGGAAACACCGTCGACTCGATCGCCATCATAAGGAAGACGCCGCCGTAACCCCAGTCGCGGGTGAGCTGCATCCAGGACGCGAACAGCGAATGGAACATCGGATCTCCGGGCGAAGGGTCGAACGCCGCGCGATGCGGAATCGCGCGTCAGGAACCGGTGGAAGCGGTGAGCGGAATGGCGGCGACGTGCTCGGCCCAGCCGAAGTCGTCGGCCTGGGCCTCGGGCCGTGCGAGTGCGAACTCCGGGTCGTGCTCGAGACAAATCCATGCGCGCTCGCGACTCGCGCGTTCGAGCACATCGCGCTTCTCCTGCATGGTCTCGATCGCCGCGACGTCGTAGCCCATCACGAATGGCACCCGCACGTGGCTGCGGGTCGGAATCAGGTCGGCCACGAAGTAGAGCGTCACTCCCCCGCCGTGCACGCGCACCAGCTGCTGACCGCGCGTGTGACCGTCGGCGGTGAACAGCTCGAGGCCCGGCCACGGCTCCCCGGGACCGTCCCACAGGCGCAGCACGCCGGCGCGCTCGAGCGGTTCGAAGTTCTCCTCCATGTAGCTGGCGCGTTCGCGCGGGTTCGGGTGCCGGGCGTTCTCGAGGTTGCGACGTTGCGCGTAGTAGAGCGCGCGGGGAAGTCGCGGAACCACGGTGCCTCCCGCCGCACGCGTGGCGCCGCCGGCGTGATCGAAGTGCAGATGCGTGAGGATCACGTCCGTGATGTCCTCGACTCCGAGCGAGAGCGCGGCCAGCGAGCGCTCGAGCGTCCCGCTTTCGTTCTCGACCGCGTAGATCTCGGCGAGCTTGGGGCTGAACTTGTCACCGAGCCCGGTGTCGACCAGCACCCGACGACCGTGTCCCTCGAGCAGCAGGCATCGCATCGAGAGCTGGATGCGATTGCGCTCGTCGGCCGGGTGCGCGCGGCTCCACAGTGGCTTCGGCACCGAACCGAACATCGATCCGCCGTCGAGACGCAGCGTTCCCGTCTCCAGCGTGTGCGCACGCCAGGGTCCCAACTCGAGTGATGCCATGGCCGCAGCATGCCGAACCGCGCGCGCGACGGTCAAACGAACGAAGCCCGGACGAGCGCTCGCTCGTCCGGGCCCGTGGTCGCGTCTGGGGGGAGAACGCGATCAGCGATAGCGCGCCTTCAGTTGACCGAAGCTCGCCTGCAGCGTCGGAGTGGCGCCGAGCGCTACGACTTCGAACACCATGTCGTTGAAGTCGTTGTCGGTGCCGTCGCAACACGGGGTCGGATTCGGACCGCTGTCGATGTCCTCGAAGCACACCAGCCACGTGTTCGGGCGCGTCCACGCCGAGACGTCGAACACCAGCGCCTGCACGTCACCGTCGAGCGGGGTGTGCAGAGCGGCGCTGCCGTTCGGACCGCGGTCGTTGTAGTAGCGGTTCGAGTAGAACAGCTCCGGCTCGGGCGCGTTTCCGGATGAGTAGGGACCGTTCGGGTTCATGTAGAAGCCGAATCGCGTCGGGTGATCGAAGAGGATGAAGCGCGTCGAGCCGTCGTTCGCCGGCCCGTCGAACACCACTCCGTCGTTGACGCCGTCGATGACGGGCGGTGCGAGCGTCTGCGGTTCCTCGTACCAGCCGAGCAGGTTGCGGTAGGCGTTGCCCGCGACTTCGCGAATCAGGAGCGCCGAGACCTGACCGTCGACCCAGAACCACGGGTCAGGATCCCCCGCGTGGTGGCCGAGGTAGTCGGTCTGAACGTTGATGTTCCCGGCCCCGTAGCGTGCGTCGACGATGTTCTGGAGTGAGCTGGCCGGAGGGTCCCAGGAGGTTCCGAACACGACCGTCACCGGAGAGGCGGCAAACGCCGCGGGAGCGATAAAGATCGCGAACAACGCACAGCTCGCCGCGGGGTGCGGACGAAATCGCATGAAGATCTCCTCGAATCGCTAAGGAACTACCTGGCAGGATGGTGGGAGAAGATCCGTCTGGCCGGTCCGCCGAACGGGCTCGAGAGCCTCGCAGCTCTCTGGGTCGCGAAAAATCGTATCACAGCGGATCCCCGCTCTCGCAAGGGCAATGAGCAGGATTTCCGCGGAGCGGCCGCGATTCCAGGGGCTCGGGCGTTGCAGAATGCCGCCGGAGCCGACTCCTGCATCGGGAGGCGTTCGCGCGACGAGTCGGCGACGCCTGCGGGGCTCATCCGCTCAGATGTGAATCGCCCGCCTGGCGACCGCGAGGGCCGCCTCCTTGACCGCCTCGGGAAGCGTCGGATGGGCGTGCACCGAACGCGCGACGTCCTCGGCGGAGGCACCCATCTCCATCGCGAACGCGAGCTCGGCGATCAGGTCGCTGGCGCGCGGACCCATGATGTGCGCTCCCACGATCCGGTCGGTTTTGGCGTCGGCGAGGATCTTGACCTGCCCGTCTTTCTCGCCCATCGCCTTGGCGCGACCGTTGGCGATGAACGGGAACGCCCCGATGTTCACCGCCAGCCCGCGTTCCGCCGCCTCTTCTTCGGTCACGCCGACACTCGCCAGCTCCGGCCACGTGTAGACGACGTTCGGAATGCAGTGATAGGCCACGTGCCCGGACTGCCCGGCCATGTTCTCGACCGCCGCGATGCCCTCTTCCTCGGCCTTGTGCGCGAGCATCGGGCCCGGCGTGCAGTCGCCGATCGCCCAGATTCCGGCGACGCTGGTGCGGTAGTGATCGTCCACGACGATCCGCCCCTTCTCGTCCATCCGGATGCCGGCTTCCTTCGCACCCAGGCCATCGGTGTAGGGGCGACGGCCGACGGCGACCAGCAGAACGTCGCACGTCTCCTCGCTGGTCTGGTCACCGGACGCGATCGCGACCCGCACCTGGTTCTTTTCGACCTTCGCGGACTTGGCCGAGGTCTTGAACCGGAACTTCATGCCCTGCTTCTCGAGCGCTCGCTGAAGCAGCAACCCGCTCTTCTTGTCCATGCCGGCGACCGCACGGTCCATGAACTCGAGCACCGTGACCTCGGAGCCGAGCCGCATCCACACCGAACCCAGCTCGAGCCCGATCGCACCCGCGCCGACCACGATCAGCTTCTTCGGCACCTCCGGAAGCGACAGCGCGTGCGTCGAATGCACGATGCGGCGATCGTCGTACGCGATCCCCGGCAGCGCGATCGGCTTGCTGCCGGTCGCGATCAGGATGCGCTGCGCTTTGATTCGCTGTGCGCCCGTGGTTCCCGTCACCTCGACCTCGCCTTGCGAGACGATGCGGCCGACCCCCTCGAAGCGCGTCACCTTGTTCTTCTTGAACAGCCCGTCCACCCCGCGCGTCAATTCCTGCACCACGGTGTCCTTGCGCTTCAGCATCGTCGGCAGATCGAGCGTGACCTGCGCCTGGATTCCATGCGCGGCGAACGCGTGCTTCGCACTGGAGTAGTGCTCGCTCGAGTCGAGCAGCGCTTTGCTCGGAATGCAGCCCACGTTGAGGCACGTCCCGCCGGGTGCCGGGTACTTCTCGATGCAGGCGGTCTTCAGGCCGAGCTGCGCGGCGCGGATCGCGGCGACGTAACCACCGGGGCCCGAGCCGATGACGACCAGATCGAACGAGCTGTCACTCATGAGTGGAATTCCCGGTTCGGAGAGGCGCACGACGCCGCGCGTCCCGGGGCGGGACTCGCGAGGAGCGGGCGCGGAGATTGTCGGGGCGCGCCGGTGAAGTCAAACGATGCGGGCACGAACTCACATGTCGAGCAGCATGCGTTCCGGATCCTCGAGCCGTTCCTTCACACCGACCAGGAACGTGACGGCCTGCTCCCCGTCGACGATTCGGTGATCGTAGGACAGCGCCAGGTACATCATGGGTCGGATGGCGACCTGATCGTCGACGACGATCGGGCGCTTCTCGATCTTGTGCATGCCGAGGATGCCGCTCTGCGGTGGATTCAGGATCGGTGTCGAAAGCAGGCTGCCGTAGACACCGCCATTCGAAATCGTGAAGGTGCCGCCGCTCAGGTCCTGAGGCGTGAGGCGGTTGTCGCGCGCGAGCTGCGCGAGCCGCGCGATCTCGCCCTCGAGCTCTGCGAAAGTGCGCGCGTCGGCGTCGCGGATCACCGGAACCACCAGCCCGCGACCGGTTCCGACCGCGATTCCCACGTGGGTGCTGCGCCGGTAGACGATGTCGGTGCCACGGATCTCGGCGTTCAACTCGGGAATCTGTTGCAGCGCGAGCACGCAGCCGCGGGTGAAGAAGCTCATGAACGAG
Protein-coding sequences here:
- a CDS encoding DUF4198 domain-containing protein, which produces MPLANPARASSAIAALLLAAMVGPWLAVSTAHAHEFWLAPSRYRAAIGETLAVQAWVGTGFRGERKPYAAPRAHRLVMRNERERDLKQVAAHGDLAFVRWVVGDPGGASIGYESDFASVVLEPRPFDAYLETEGLEAARRTRARLGARAGAGRERYARCPKTWVAGTDPARATRPLGLTFEIIPETDPTPDGPLAVRLLFRGRPVADVLVRAWRTELAAAASPRDAATRDSVGPVVAVRTDRSGRARLPIKGSGEWLISGVHMTPCSDRGLADWESWWASLTFARTAP
- a CDS encoding HupE/UreJ family protein, producing MKSAATLAALTLIVFSASTAAAHEAPYSYLDLERSSAGVSGRYTAHVFDLAHELGISPPDSLLEPGVAQRLRDSLVVRLAPRFSLETNGATHEFTFGAVRVDADRSGLAFEVGAPIASTAGAATLRALPFPYDPEHELFVTVRAGEAVVLQDILTARRSHAELYATGARGILAVLRTFVPAGIHHIFIGPDHILFVIALLLPGGGLRRLFGIVTAFTLAHSVTLALATFGIVNPPGAIVEPAIALSIVAVGLSNLWRGWRRDPRLEDSSANAGRDPRHLTAFAFGLIHGFGFASVLRDFGLPAQALGTSLLGFNLGVEVGQACIVSVAAPLLMLARRANPRAARVILIVGSIGVTLAGIGWLIERLGALR
- a CDS encoding DedA family protein encodes the protein MFHSLFASWMQLTRDWGYGGVFLMMAIESTVFPLPSEIVVPPAAYWARQGHFSFWGIVLASTLGSWAGSAVSYWVARRLGRPLILRYGRYVFVPESKWLMAEQWIRRYSAAGVFFARLLPVVRHLVSLPAGAARLPFATFSIMTLLGSAVWSTVLAWFGAQVLGDQPRLLEDPDALVHVLKDKLLWFVAAAAVLFGLYVAVDLIGRKLKREAAGEAELP
- a CDS encoding MBL fold metallo-hydrolase; its protein translation is MASLELGPWRAHTLETGTLRLDGGSMFGSVPKPLWSRAHPADERNRIQLSMRCLLLEGHGRRVLVDTGLGDKFSPKLAEIYAVENESGTLERSLAALSLGVEDITDVILTHLHFDHAGGATRAAGGTVVPRLPRALYYAQRRNLENARHPNPRERASYMEENFEPLERAGVLRLWDGPGEPWPGLELFTADGHTRGQQLVRVHGGGVTLYFVADLIPTRSHVRVPFVMGYDVAAIETMQEKRDVLERASRERAWICLEHDPEFALARPEAQADDFGWAEHVAAIPLTASTGS
- a CDS encoding DUF4114 domain-containing protein codes for the protein MRFRPHPAASCALFAIFIAPAAFAASPVTVVFGTSWDPPASSLQNIVDARYGAGNINVQTDYLGHHAGDPDPWFWVDGQVSALLIREVAGNAYRNLLGWYEEPQTLAPPVIDGVNDGVVFDGPANDGSTRFILFDHPTRFGFYMNPNGPYSSGNAPEPELFYSNRYYNDRGPNGSAALHTPLDGDVQALVFDVSAWTRPNTWLVCFEDIDSGPNPTPCCDGTDNDFNDMVFEVVALGATPTLQASFGQLKARYR
- the lpdA gene encoding dihydrolipoyl dehydrogenase, yielding MSDSSFDLVVIGSGPGGYVAAIRAAQLGLKTACIEKYPAPGGTCLNVGCIPSKALLDSSEHYSSAKHAFAAHGIQAQVTLDLPTMLKRKDTVVQELTRGVDGLFKKNKVTRFEGVGRIVSQGEVEVTGTTGAQRIKAQRILIATGSKPIALPGIAYDDRRIVHSTHALSLPEVPKKLIVVGAGAIGLELGSVWMRLGSEVTVLEFMDRAVAGMDKKSGLLLQRALEKQGMKFRFKTSAKSAKVEKNQVRVAIASGDQTSEETCDVLLVAVGRRPYTDGLGAKEAGIRMDEKGRIVVDDHYRTSVAGIWAIGDCTPGPMLAHKAEEEGIAAVENMAGQSGHVAYHCIPNVVYTWPELASVGVTEEEAAERGLAVNIGAFPFIANGRAKAMGEKDGQVKILADAKTDRIVGAHIMGPRASDLIAELAFAMEMGASAEDVARSVHAHPTLPEAVKEAALAVARRAIHI
- the sucB gene encoding dihydrolipoyllysine-residue succinyltransferase is translated as MPSSGRGGRLLKEDVERYLVARGSSPSTAPAYGGAGAARAPATSSTPTTGPPTPFVPGRASASGLAATSITPALRPAATPEAAWRPDEHERPVPMSRIRQRIASRLVEAQHTAAILTTFNEVDMSAVMDLRARYKESFEKRHGVKLSFMSFFTRGCVLALQQIPELNAEIRGTDIVYRRSTHVGIAVGTGRGLVVPVIRDADARTFAELEGEIARLAQLARDNRLTPQDLSGGTFTISNGGVYGSLLSTPILNPPQSGILGMHKIEKRPIVVDDQVAIRPMMYLALSYDHRIVDGEQAVTFLVGVKERLEDPERMLLDM